Proteins encoded within one genomic window of Streptomyces taklimakanensis:
- the rfaE2 gene encoding D-glycero-beta-D-manno-heptose 1-phosphate adenylyltransferase, which translates to MTPPTPPTPPFPAPDPDGRGRRSPATPLVVVGDALLDRDLAGHAERLAPDAPVPVLEDCEERLRPGGAALAAYVAALGGREVTLVTALGDDPAGARLRELLSPWVTVAALPMEGTLSEKTRVLAGGRPVVRMDRGDGRAAPVPAKALPGEVRAAIGTARALLVSDYGRGTADVVRDLLAERALRVPLVWDPHPRGREPVPGTRLVTPTAKEARLFAARRAEAEAGAKSAPKGARPASGVPSGEPENLHTAARLARELADAWGAASVAITLGERGALLSYGDHPLLVPAPARHSGDSCGAGDQFAASAAGLLADGALPETAVRGAVAAATGYVAAGGAGALAFPDRAAPPPSADEDAEQLVARVRAAGGTVVATGGCFDLLHAGHVGLLQAARRTGDCLVVCLNSDASVRRRKGPGRPINPLADRVRVLRALECVDAVAVFDEDTPEELLKRLRPDVWVKGGDYALADLPEASLVESWGGQAVLLPYLDGRSSSRIAARAAVSVSATRDGAR; encoded by the coding sequence ATGACGCCGCCGACCCCGCCCACCCCACCGTTCCCGGCGCCGGACCCGGACGGACGGGGCCGGCGCTCCCCCGCCACCCCGCTGGTGGTCGTCGGGGACGCCCTGCTCGACCGCGACCTGGCCGGCCACGCCGAGCGGCTGGCCCCCGACGCCCCCGTGCCGGTGCTGGAGGACTGCGAGGAACGGCTGCGTCCGGGCGGTGCCGCCCTGGCCGCCTACGTGGCGGCGCTGGGCGGCCGCGAGGTCACCCTGGTGACCGCCCTGGGCGACGACCCGGCCGGTGCCCGGCTGCGCGAGCTGTTGTCCCCCTGGGTCACCGTGGCCGCGCTGCCGATGGAGGGCACCCTGTCGGAGAAGACCCGGGTGCTGGCCGGAGGCCGTCCGGTGGTCCGCATGGACCGCGGTGACGGACGGGCCGCGCCGGTCCCCGCCAAGGCGCTGCCCGGGGAGGTCCGCGCGGCGATCGGCACCGCCCGCGCCCTGCTGGTCTCCGACTACGGTCGGGGCACCGCGGACGTCGTGCGCGACCTGCTGGCCGAACGGGCCCTGCGGGTGCCGCTGGTGTGGGACCCGCACCCGCGCGGCCGGGAGCCGGTGCCCGGCACCCGGCTGGTGACCCCGACCGCGAAGGAGGCCCGTCTCTTCGCCGCCCGGCGGGCCGAGGCGGAAGCCGGGGCCAAAAGCGCGCCGAAGGGCGCGCGGCCCGCGTCCGGCGTCCCCTCCGGCGAGCCGGAGAACCTCCACACGGCGGCCCGGCTCGCGCGGGAGCTGGCCGACGCCTGGGGCGCGGCCTCGGTGGCCATCACCCTCGGCGAGCGCGGTGCCCTGCTCTCCTACGGCGACCACCCCCTGCTGGTGCCCGCCCCGGCCCGGCACAGCGGTGACTCCTGCGGCGCCGGCGACCAGTTCGCGGCCAGCGCCGCCGGGCTGCTCGCCGACGGGGCGCTGCCCGAGACGGCCGTGCGGGGCGCGGTGGCGGCCGCCACCGGCTACGTGGCGGCGGGCGGCGCGGGGGCGTTGGCCTTCCCCGACCGGGCCGCTCCCCCGCCGTCGGCCGACGAGGACGCCGAGCAGTTGGTGGCCCGGGTGCGGGCGGCGGGCGGCACCGTGGTGGCCACCGGCGGCTGCTTCGACCTGCTGCACGCCGGGCACGTCGGACTGCTCCAGGCGGCCCGGCGCACCGGTGACTGCCTGGTGGTCTGTCTGAACTCCGACGCGTCCGTGCGCCGCCGCAAGGGGCCCGGACGCCCCATCAACCCGCTGGCCGACCGCGTCCGGGTGCTGCGTGCCCTGGAGTGCGTGGACGCGGTGGCGGTGTTCGACGAGGACACCCCCGAGGAGCTGCTGAAGCGGCTGCGCCCGGACGTGTGGGTCAAGGGCGGCGACTACGCGCTCGCCGACCTGCCCGAGGCGTCGCTGGTGGAGAGCTGGGGCGGTCAGGCGGTGCTGTTGCCGTACCTGGACGGCCGGTCCAGCAGTCGGATCGCCGCCCGTGCGGCGGTGTCGGTCTCCGCGACCCGGGACGGAGCACGGTGA
- a CDS encoding D-sedoheptulose-7-phosphate isomerase → MTTPKTASTTTSAPLPETVSGAAGHAAGLRDAASLLPPDAVAGHCDELLRALAPFRDQAGTAQHWGERLARVLSGGGRLLAAGNGGSAAQAQHLTAELVGRYRDDRPPFSAIALHADTSSTTAIANDYGVDELFARQVRAHGREGDVLMLLSTSGASANLLSAAEAGREAGMAVWALTGPAPNPLAAGSDESLCVRADSTATVQELHLVAVHMVCAAFDAALEAAADGGRADRPAGARRSAPGRASGSAGKAGRTGKAGKGGAG, encoded by the coding sequence ATGACGACTCCCAAGACCGCGTCCACGACCACGTCCGCGCCCCTCCCCGAGACCGTGTCCGGCGCCGCCGGACACGCCGCCGGGCTGCGGGACGCGGCGTCCCTCCTGCCGCCGGACGCCGTCGCCGGCCACTGCGACGAGCTGCTGCGCGCGCTGGCGCCCTTCCGCGACCAGGCGGGCACCGCCCAGCACTGGGGCGAGCGCCTGGCCCGGGTGCTGTCGGGCGGCGGGCGGCTGCTGGCGGCCGGGAACGGCGGCAGCGCCGCCCAGGCCCAGCACCTGACGGCCGAGCTGGTGGGCCGCTACCGCGACGACCGGCCGCCGTTCTCCGCCATCGCCCTGCACGCCGACACCTCCTCCACCACCGCCATCGCCAACGACTACGGCGTGGACGAGCTGTTCGCCCGCCAGGTGCGGGCCCACGGCCGGGAGGGCGACGTGCTGATGCTGCTGTCGACCAGCGGTGCCAGTGCCAACCTGCTGTCGGCCGCCGAGGCCGGGCGCGAGGCGGGCATGGCGGTGTGGGCGCTCACCGGTCCCGCCCCCAACCCGCTGGCGGCCGGCAGCGACGAGTCGCTGTGCGTCCGCGCGGACTCCACCGCGACGGTCCAGGAGCTGCACCTGGTCGCGGTGCACATGGTGTGTGCCGCCTTCGACGCGGCCCTGGAGGCCGCGGCGGACGGCGGACGGGCCGACCGGCCGGCGGGCGCGCGGAGGAGCGCGCCCGGGAGGGCCTCCGGAAGCGCCGGAAAGGCCGGCCGGACCGGTAAGGCCGGTAAGGGGGGCGCCGGATGA
- a CDS encoding glycosyltransferase: MRIAMVSEHASPLAELGGPDAGGQNVYVAQLSKELARRGHDVTVHTRRDSPDLPDRVPLVPGVTVEHVPAGPPRPVPKDDLLPHMPAFGAHLARRWAGPRPHVVHAHFWMSGLAALAGAHGSGVPVVQTFHALGTVKRRHQGADDTSPPERIEAERRIGLECDRILATCSDEVFELGAMGVPPERASVVPCGVDTEEFAPCPGGGSGRRDRHGASGHRPRLLAIGRLVPRKGFDQAVAALTRVPDAELLIAGGPDAALLDADPEAERLRRLARESGVADRVRLLGAVPHERMPELIRGADLVLSTPRYEPFGIVPLEAMACGVPVVATGVGGHLDSVADRVTGRLVPPGDPDALAHAVKELIGSPELLRRYGEAGRKRALARFSWERVADGAEQVYAQVVSGHRVPAGAAR; this comes from the coding sequence ATGAGGATCGCCATGGTGTCCGAGCACGCGAGTCCGCTCGCCGAGCTCGGCGGCCCCGACGCGGGGGGACAGAACGTGTACGTCGCGCAGTTGTCGAAGGAGTTGGCCCGGCGCGGTCACGACGTCACCGTCCACACCCGCCGCGACTCCCCCGACCTGCCCGACCGGGTCCCCCTCGTGCCGGGCGTCACCGTCGAGCACGTGCCCGCCGGCCCGCCGCGTCCGGTGCCCAAGGACGACCTGCTGCCGCACATGCCCGCGTTCGGCGCCCACCTGGCGCGGCGGTGGGCCGGTCCGCGGCCGCACGTGGTGCACGCGCACTTCTGGATGTCGGGCCTGGCGGCGCTGGCCGGGGCGCACGGGTCGGGCGTCCCGGTCGTGCAGACGTTCCACGCGCTGGGCACCGTCAAGCGACGGCACCAGGGCGCGGACGACACCAGCCCGCCCGAGCGGATCGAGGCGGAGCGGCGGATCGGTCTGGAGTGCGACCGGATCCTGGCGACCTGCTCGGACGAGGTGTTCGAGCTGGGCGCCATGGGCGTGCCGCCGGAGCGGGCGTCGGTGGTGCCGTGCGGTGTGGACACCGAGGAGTTCGCCCCCTGCCCCGGTGGAGGGTCGGGGCGACGGGACCGGCACGGGGCCTCCGGGCACCGGCCGCGGTTGCTGGCCATCGGACGGCTGGTGCCGCGCAAGGGCTTCGACCAGGCCGTCGCGGCGCTGACCCGCGTCCCCGACGCCGAGTTGCTGATCGCCGGCGGCCCCGACGCCGCGCTGTTGGACGCCGATCCCGAGGCCGAGCGGCTGCGACGGCTGGCCCGGGAGTCGGGCGTCGCGGACCGGGTGCGGCTGTTGGGCGCCGTGCCGCACGAGCGGATGCCCGAGCTGATCCGCGGCGCCGATCTGGTGCTGTCCACGCCCCGGTACGAGCCGTTCGGCATCGTCCCGCTGGAGGCCATGGCCTGCGGGGTCCCGGTCGTCGCCACCGGTGTGGGCGGCCATCTGGACTCGGTGGCCGACCGGGTGACCGGGCGTCTGGTACCGCCCGGCGACCCCGACGCGCTCGCCCACGCCGTGAAGGAGCTGATCGGCTCGCCGGAGCTGCTGCGGCGCTACGGCGAGGCCGGACGGAAACGCGCCCTGGCCCGCTTCTCCTGGGAGCGGGTCGCCGACGGCGCGGAGCAGGTGTACGCCCAGGTGGTCTCCGGCCACCGCGTTCCCGCGGGGGCTGCCCGATGA